One Sphaerisporangium krabiense DNA segment encodes these proteins:
- a CDS encoding ABC transporter permease — MSGLLDLTWRLIKGGGRRGTLGSALTVAAVAVSTALLLFAVAVNVAFDGRAQRAAWREPVAATGAPRAIEAVRTHVVAGDLPVTVVHVAVLDPGVRPPAGVSRLPGPGEALLSPALARDPAAARDVPGKVVGTIGDEALAHPDELVALAGQAPGDPVMKARWTGDSRLGVSATKVSALTGRQGDNAIGYRLLAALAGVLMIAPLLVFGGAAARLTVARRDQRLAALRLVGATPGQVVAMTVAEAVVTAFAGAVLGLVVYAAASPLLRRIEITGGTWFASDVWPGVLPVAAVLVAVPLLVGLSAVAGLRRVVVSPLGVARRQTPPALRFVRVVALVAVLAAVPAMGMGAAPGVILTVLALAFLALNAAGAWVVGMIGRIVAATARGPARLLAGRRLTDDPRSAWRTVSGVALTGFVAGFVGLLTPPGNLATDKMTALLLRDVRTGTLVVLAVSFLIAIVSAGVTAASSILDRRQAYALLRLAGTPLEVLDRARRVETLIPLTVMGGGSILTGVLCGLPFAVMSPSREGMVTLLCCVALGFGGVVAAGALTRPLLRAVATDPAPRPD, encoded by the coding sequence GTGAGCGGCCTCCTGGACCTCACCTGGCGCCTGATCAAGGGCGGCGGGCGGCGGGGGACGCTGGGCTCGGCCCTCACCGTGGCGGCGGTCGCCGTCTCGACCGCCCTGCTGCTGTTCGCCGTGGCCGTCAACGTCGCCTTCGACGGGCGCGCCCAGCGCGCCGCCTGGCGCGAGCCCGTCGCCGCCACGGGCGCCCCGCGCGCGATCGAGGCGGTCCGCACGCACGTCGTCGCCGGCGACCTGCCGGTCACCGTCGTCCACGTGGCCGTGCTCGACCCCGGCGTGCGCCCGCCCGCGGGGGTGTCCCGCCTGCCGGGCCCGGGGGAGGCGCTGCTGTCGCCCGCGCTCGCCCGCGACCCGGCGGCGGCACGCGACGTTCCCGGCAAGGTCGTGGGGACGATCGGGGACGAGGCCCTGGCCCACCCCGACGAGCTGGTCGCGCTGGCCGGGCAGGCGCCGGGGGACCCGGTGATGAAGGCGCGATGGACCGGCGACTCCCGGCTCGGCGTGTCCGCGACGAAGGTGTCCGCCCTCACCGGCAGGCAGGGCGACAACGCCATCGGGTACCGCCTGCTCGCCGCGCTCGCCGGCGTGCTCATGATCGCGCCGCTGCTCGTGTTCGGGGGCGCGGCGGCACGGCTCACCGTCGCACGCCGCGACCAGCGGCTCGCCGCCCTGCGCCTGGTCGGCGCGACGCCCGGCCAGGTGGTCGCGATGACCGTCGCCGAGGCCGTGGTCACCGCGTTCGCCGGCGCGGTGCTGGGGCTGGTCGTCTACGCCGCCGCGTCCCCGCTCCTGCGGCGGATCGAGATCACCGGAGGCACGTGGTTCGCCTCCGACGTGTGGCCCGGCGTGCTTCCCGTGGCCGCCGTGCTGGTGGCGGTGCCGCTGCTGGTCGGCCTGTCGGCGGTCGCGGGCCTGCGCAGGGTGGTCGTCAGCCCGCTCGGCGTGGCCCGGCGTCAGACGCCGCCCGCGCTGCGGTTCGTGCGGGTCGTCGCGCTGGTGGCCGTCCTCGCCGCGGTGCCCGCCATGGGCATGGGCGCGGCGCCCGGCGTGATCCTCACCGTGCTCGCGCTCGCGTTCCTCGCCCTCAACGCGGCCGGCGCGTGGGTGGTCGGGATGATCGGCCGGATCGTGGCGGCGACCGCGCGCGGGCCGGCGCGCCTGCTGGCCGGGCGGCGGCTCACCGACGACCCCAGATCGGCCTGGCGCACGGTGAGCGGGGTGGCGCTGACGGGCTTCGTCGCCGGGTTCGTCGGCCTGCTCACCCCGCCGGGGAACCTGGCCACCGACAAGATGACCGCCCTGCTGCTGCGGGACGTGCGCACCGGAACGCTGGTCGTCCTCGCCGTGTCGTTCCTGATCGCCATCGTCAGCGCGGGCGTCACGGCGGCGTCCTCGATCCTCGACCGCCGCCAGGCGTACGCGCTGCTGCGCCTGGCGGGCACGCCGCTGGAGGTGCTCGACCGCGCCCGGCGCGTCGAGACGCTCATCCCGCTCACGGTCATGGGCGGCGGGTCGATCCTGACCGGTGTGCTGTGCGGGCTGCCCTTCGCCGTGATGTCGCCGAGCCGGGAGGGCATGGTGACGCTGCTGTGCTGCGTCGCGCTCGGCTTCGGCGGGGTCGTCGCGGCCGGGGCGCTCACCAGGCCGCTCCTGCGCGCGGTGGCCACCGACCCGGCGCCACGCCCCGACTAG
- a CDS encoding ABC transporter ATP-binding protein: protein MSAHIVLEGRGLRKSFGTATALAGVDLAIGRGEAVAVMGPSGSGKSTLLHCLAGITKPDSGEVHLLGERIDALGERRRSALRRTRFGFVFQFGQLLPELPADENVALPLMLGGTARAQAVRQARSWFGPLGLAGLEGRRPGELSGGQAQRVAIARALVTRPAVVFADEPTGALDQATGQDTMRLLVEAAKHNDACLVVVTHDPAVAAWCDRVAEVRDGLIVPSYAAHAAGQGRTA, encoded by the coding sequence ATGTCCGCGCACATCGTTCTGGAAGGCCGTGGCCTCAGGAAGAGCTTCGGTACCGCCACCGCCCTCGCCGGCGTCGATCTCGCGATCGGCCGCGGCGAGGCCGTCGCCGTCATGGGTCCCAGCGGCTCGGGGAAATCCACCCTGCTCCATTGCCTCGCCGGGATCACGAAGCCGGACTCCGGCGAGGTCCACCTGCTCGGCGAGCGGATCGACGCGCTCGGCGAGCGCCGCCGCAGCGCGCTGCGCCGCACCCGATTCGGCTTCGTCTTCCAGTTCGGGCAGCTCCTGCCCGAACTGCCCGCGGACGAGAACGTCGCCCTGCCCCTCATGCTCGGCGGCACGGCGCGGGCCCAGGCCGTGCGGCAGGCCCGGTCGTGGTTCGGCCCGCTCGGCCTGGCCGGGCTGGAGGGACGCCGCCCGGGCGAGCTGTCCGGCGGCCAGGCCCAGCGCGTGGCCATCGCGCGGGCGCTCGTCACCCGGCCCGCCGTCGTCTTCGCCGACGAGCCCACCGGCGCGCTGGACCAGGCCACCGGCCAGGACACCATGCGCCTGCTCGTCGAGGCCGCCAAGCACAACGACGCCTGCCTGGTCGTCGTCACCCACGACCCCGCCGTCGCCGCCTGGTGCGACCGCGTGGCCGAGGTGCGCGACGGCCTGATCGTCCCCTCGTACGCGGCGCACGCCGCGGGCCAGGGGAGGACGGCGTGA
- a CDS encoding putative leader peptide, with translation MNRAAYLTTRRHVDLCRVTGSLCRAETPTGRSTTTGEDHAGVVVHPSP, from the coding sequence GTGAACCGCGCCGCCTACCTGACCACTCGCCGGCACGTCGATCTCTGCAGGGTCACCGGTTCTCTCTGTCGCGCCGAGACGCCCACCGGCCGATCCACGACGACAGGAGAAGACCATGCAGGAGTTGTGGTACACCCGAGCCCCTGA
- a CDS encoding response regulator, giving the protein MRVLVADDQELVRTGFQMILDAQPDIEVVAAVADGAAAVEQARRLRPDVCLLDIRMPRLDGLEVTKILAGPGVPDPMRVVIVTTFDLDEYVYGALRAGACGFLLKDSGPTLLIEAVRAAANGDALVSPSVTVRLLQHLARPAARQGRPPREPLTEREYDVVRLVARGRTNQEVAAELFVSLSTVKTHLSSIQAKLGVRNRVETAAWAWESGVVR; this is encoded by the coding sequence GTGAGGGTACTCGTCGCGGATGACCAGGAGCTTGTGCGGACCGGATTCCAGATGATCCTGGACGCCCAGCCGGACATCGAGGTCGTCGCGGCGGTCGCCGACGGCGCGGCGGCGGTGGAGCAGGCCCGCAGGCTACGGCCGGACGTGTGCCTGCTGGACATCCGGATGCCCCGGCTCGACGGCCTGGAGGTCACCAAGATCCTCGCGGGTCCCGGCGTCCCCGACCCCATGCGCGTGGTGATCGTCACCACCTTCGACCTGGACGAGTACGTCTACGGCGCGCTGCGTGCGGGCGCGTGCGGGTTCCTGCTGAAGGACAGCGGGCCCACTCTGCTGATCGAGGCGGTCCGCGCCGCCGCCAACGGCGACGCCCTGGTCTCGCCGTCGGTGACCGTGCGCCTGCTGCAACACCTGGCCCGGCCCGCGGCCCGCCAGGGACGGCCGCCGCGCGAGCCGCTGACCGAGCGGGAGTACGACGTCGTGCGGCTGGTCGCGCGGGGCCGGACCAACCAGGAGGTCGCGGCCGAGCTGTTCGTCTCCCTGTCCACGGTGAAGACGCATCTCAGCAGCATCCAGGCGAAACTGGGCGTCCGTAACCGCGTCGAGACCGCCGCGTGGGCGTGGGAGTCCGGCGTCGTGCGCTGA
- a CDS encoding MvdC/MvdD family ATP grasp protein, translating into MSSTVLILTEDGDTQARHVARALVGRGADALVLEPGWFPGAARLSVTLDHSGTARRVLLAAGRRVDLDRLTSVWFRRPGPPSEGNAQQDGFASDVWDTLDCLAVPATRAAIRRAQRKLYQLSVAGRAGFELPSTLISTDHEELLDFYLAHHGQIVARVLDRPWDVREPPPAPEEEAPVLTDPAGTGPFPLVAQARVLRRLALRVIVTGSRVFAAEIHSPRSVRRLRAHDLPEEVRARCLGVMAHLGLSFGTIDLTLTPEDHYVFLEVNPEGGFLLIEEVTGMPITDALCDVLLKGAAGA; encoded by the coding sequence ATGAGTAGTACGGTGCTCATCCTCACCGAGGATGGCGACACCCAGGCGCGGCACGTGGCGCGCGCCCTCGTCGGGCGGGGGGCCGACGCGCTCGTCTTAGAGCCGGGATGGTTCCCCGGCGCCGCGCGCCTGTCCGTCACGCTGGACCATTCCGGCACCGCGCGGCGCGTGCTCCTCGCCGCAGGACGGCGCGTGGACCTCGACCGGCTCACCTCGGTGTGGTTCCGGCGTCCCGGGCCGCCCTCCGAGGGCAACGCCCAGCAGGACGGATTCGCCTCCGACGTGTGGGACACCCTGGACTGCCTGGCCGTGCCGGCCACGCGGGCCGCGATCCGCCGGGCCCAGCGCAAGCTGTACCAGCTCTCGGTGGCGGGCCGCGCGGGCTTCGAGCTGCCGTCCACGCTGATCAGCACCGACCACGAGGAGCTGCTGGACTTCTACCTGGCCCATCACGGGCAGATCGTGGCCCGGGTGCTGGACCGCCCCTGGGACGTGCGCGAGCCGCCGCCCGCACCGGAGGAGGAGGCGCCCGTGCTCACCGACCCCGCGGGCACGGGCCCCTTCCCCCTGGTCGCGCAGGCGCGGGTGCTGCGCAGGCTGGCGCTGCGGGTGATCGTCACCGGCTCCCGCGTGTTCGCCGCCGAGATCCACTCGCCGCGCAGCGTGCGACGGCTGCGCGCCCACGACCTGCCCGAGGAGGTGCGGGCGCGCTGCCTCGGCGTGATGGCGCACCTCGGCCTGTCCTTCGGGACGATCGACCTGACGCTGACGCCCGAGGACCACTACGTCTTCCTGGAGGTCAACCCCGAGGGCGGCTTCCTGCTGATCGAGGAGGTCACCGGGATGCCCATCACCGACGCCCTGTGCGACGTGCTGCTGAAAGGCGCGGCCGGCGCCTGA
- a CDS encoding ABC transporter substrate-binding protein — protein sequence MQELWYTRAPEPTATGIAADLGWLDDEFAPEGIAVRPFRETSGLDGHAGGPLRTLLHESGNVPALWARSRGASSRLVALAWAETPQVVLTRAHVTIREPEDLRGRRLGLPLRADVPVDVERATALRGLRNALWAGGLTLNDVHLIDVPAAPGASAPEVDALAGGEVDAVYVGSAAVLHDAEARGLPVAIDLGVHPDKRVRVNDATLRLITVDQLLLDIRPDVVARFLRVLLDAADWAAAYPRQAVLLAGENDGTPGRGWDAPPPGLADLRVDLSAERLGLLAEQERFLRSHGFLESAVDVHGWADGTALAAAHAGRRSYQEQTV from the coding sequence ATGCAGGAGTTGTGGTACACCCGAGCCCCTGAGCCCACCGCGACCGGCATCGCCGCCGATCTCGGCTGGCTCGACGACGAGTTCGCCCCCGAGGGCATCGCCGTGCGCCCCTTCAGAGAGACCTCCGGTCTCGACGGGCACGCGGGAGGCCCGCTGCGGACGCTGCTCCACGAGAGCGGCAACGTCCCCGCCCTGTGGGCGCGCTCGCGCGGGGCCTCGTCCCGCCTTGTCGCCCTGGCTTGGGCCGAGACGCCGCAGGTGGTGCTCACCCGAGCCCACGTCACCATCCGCGAGCCCGAGGACCTGCGCGGGCGCCGCCTCGGCCTGCCCCTGCGCGCGGACGTCCCGGTGGACGTCGAGCGCGCCACGGCCCTGCGCGGCCTGCGCAACGCCCTCTGGGCCGGCGGCCTCACGCTCAACGACGTCCACCTGATCGACGTCCCCGCCGCCCCCGGCGCCTCCGCCCCCGAGGTGGACGCGCTGGCCGGCGGCGAGGTGGACGCGGTCTACGTCGGGAGCGCGGCCGTCCTGCACGACGCCGAGGCCCGCGGCCTGCCGGTCGCGATCGACCTCGGCGTCCATCCCGACAAGCGCGTCAGGGTCAACGACGCCACGCTCAGGCTCATCACCGTCGACCAGCTCCTGCTGGACATCCGGCCCGACGTCGTCGCCCGGTTCCTGCGGGTGCTCCTCGACGCCGCCGACTGGGCCGCCGCCTACCCGCGGCAGGCCGTCCTGCTGGCCGGCGAGAACGACGGCACGCCCGGCCGCGGCTGGGACGCGCCGCCGCCCGGCCTGGCCGACCTGCGGGTCGACCTGTCGGCCGAGCGCCTCGGCCTGCTCGCCGAGCAGGAACGCTTCCTGCGGTCGCACGGCTTCCTGGAGTCCGCCGTGGACGTCCACGGCTGGGCCGACGGCACGGCGCTCGCCGCCGCCCACGCGGGCCGCCGCTCCTACCAGGAGCAGACCGTGTGA